From Demequina lutea, a single genomic window includes:
- a CDS encoding phosphatase PAP2 family protein codes for MTRTFFDRIRSPMVRALFPGLLLTGVGVVAFVAVLNQFLERDDLYFVDQPVLSGLARERTPWLTTVLTWVTNAFGPGILPILVGVACLAWWLATKQWRNPALLVGAMVTSTVIAFVVKAIVHRPRPPASLQVIPGLETSFSFPSGHTAGAATLVLTLAYLAWSGPRGRRRFMALTVGSVLIIALVGGSRLYLGYHFVTDVLAGACLGLVTLGLVVATSGWLDFRQRRLTAAPGIAG; via the coding sequence ATGACTCGGACCTTCTTTGATCGCATCCGGTCTCCCATGGTCAGGGCCCTGTTTCCGGGGCTGCTGCTCACGGGTGTCGGGGTTGTTGCCTTCGTGGCCGTGCTCAATCAGTTCCTGGAGAGGGACGACCTCTACTTCGTGGACCAGCCGGTCCTCTCGGGTTTGGCGAGGGAGCGCACTCCGTGGCTCACTACGGTGCTCACGTGGGTGACCAACGCATTTGGTCCTGGGATCTTGCCGATCCTGGTGGGGGTCGCGTGTCTCGCGTGGTGGCTGGCCACGAAGCAGTGGCGCAACCCGGCGCTCCTGGTGGGGGCGATGGTGACATCGACGGTCATTGCGTTTGTTGTCAAGGCGATCGTGCATCGGCCCCGCCCGCCCGCCAGCCTGCAGGTGATTCCTGGCCTTGAGACGTCCTTCTCGTTCCCTTCGGGGCACACAGCGGGCGCCGCGACCCTGGTGCTGACGCTCGCCTACCTGGCATGGAGCGGACCGCGTGGGCGTCGGCGTTTCATGGCGTTGACCGTGGGATCGGTGCTGATCATCGCGCTCGTCGGCGGGTCACGGCTTTACTTGGGCTACCACTTTGTGACCGATGTCCTCGCGGGAGCGTGCCTCGGCCTGGTGACGCTCGGACTGGTGGTTGCCACCTCGGGCTGGCTTGATTTCAGGCAACGGCGCCTGACCGCGGCGCCCGGCATCGCCGGCTAG
- a CDS encoding APC family permease: MTFLNRAFGPGPITGGLNLLSAQAIGKAENWIVALKIAILGVFVVVGVFAIDPARLAVGQWSPVIQVAAGGMIIFLAYEGFELIANTADDIRDPKHNLPRAYFIAVGFVMVLYVLVSAVTVGALDVQSIVNAKDFALAEAAKPFLGQAGFTLIAIAAMLSTASAINATLYGSARLSYAIAKDGELPKQLERKVWGRPVEGLLGLAATIEGAFQLTERRPLRLPR, translated from the coding sequence GTGACGTTCCTCAACCGCGCCTTCGGCCCAGGCCCCATCACCGGGGGCCTCAACCTGTTGAGCGCCCAAGCCATCGGGAAGGCCGAGAACTGGATCGTCGCGCTCAAGATCGCGATCCTCGGGGTGTTCGTGGTGGTCGGCGTGTTCGCTATCGACCCTGCACGGCTCGCGGTCGGCCAATGGTCGCCCGTGATCCAGGTTGCCGCGGGCGGCATGATCATCTTCCTGGCATACGAGGGTTTTGAGCTCATCGCCAACACGGCCGACGACATTCGCGACCCCAAGCACAATCTGCCCCGCGCCTACTTCATCGCCGTGGGATTCGTCATGGTCCTTTACGTGCTCGTGTCCGCCGTGACGGTCGGGGCGCTCGACGTGCAGAGCATCGTCAACGCCAAGGACTTCGCCCTCGCGGAAGCCGCCAAGCCTTTCCTCGGCCAGGCCGGCTTCACCCTCATCGCCATCGCCGCGATGCTCTCCACGGCATCGGCCATCAACGCCACCCTGTACGGCTCCGCGCGTCTCAGCTACGCGATCGCGAAGGACGGGGAACTCCCCAAGCAACTCGAGCGAAAGGTGTGGGGTCGCCCGGTCGAGGGACTGCTAGGGCTAGCGGCCACCATCGAGGGCGCGTTTCAACTCACCGAGCGTCGGCCGCTCCGCCTGCCTCGCTAG
- a CDS encoding ABC transporter permease: MTTLATRAPSASPTTRSGATWPRAARSEWIKFWSVRSTVWTLLSAVIVIPVVGMMISAVITGDVTRQGGAGPGPGSRLGGGSPLDASLAAVDFGVLIVGVLGVLVGSREYSTGQIRTTLQAVPHRLTVLGAKALVTGSVVFGAMLVAVLAAFFGGQAILSSGGHASASITDSGSLQALLGAAFYLAGVSLIGVALGFLLRSTAGAIGTLIAALMIVPGILGLLLPSSWSGVLDYLPGAAGDAMRGVSNYTGSLGAWAGLLVFVAWVVALLAGAGAVLKRRDA; this comes from the coding sequence ATGACCACCCTGGCCACCCGCGCCCCGTCTGCCTCCCCCACGACACGCAGTGGCGCGACCTGGCCGCGCGCCGCGCGGTCCGAATGGATCAAGTTCTGGAGCGTGCGCTCCACCGTGTGGACGCTGCTGAGCGCCGTGATCGTCATCCCGGTTGTCGGCATGATGATCTCTGCGGTGATCACAGGGGACGTCACTCGTCAAGGGGGTGCGGGCCCCGGCCCCGGTTCCCGCCTCGGCGGCGGTTCCCCTCTCGATGCGTCTCTCGCCGCCGTGGATTTCGGCGTCCTCATCGTGGGCGTGCTCGGCGTCCTTGTGGGGTCGCGCGAGTATTCGACGGGACAAATTCGCACCACGCTCCAGGCCGTGCCGCACCGCCTCACCGTGCTCGGCGCCAAGGCGCTTGTCACGGGGTCCGTGGTGTTCGGGGCGATGCTCGTCGCCGTGTTGGCGGCATTCTTCGGAGGACAGGCCATCCTGTCCTCGGGGGGCCACGCCTCGGCGTCCATCACGGATAGCGGCTCGTTGCAGGCCCTGCTGGGGGCCGCGTTCTACCTCGCCGGCGTATCTCTCATTGGCGTGGCGCTCGGGTTTCTGTTGCGCTCGACCGCGGGAGCGATCGGCACGCTTATCGCGGCGCTGATGATCGTTCCCGGCATTTTGGGCCTGCTGCTGCCCAGCAGTTGGTCCGGAGTCTTGGACTATCTGCCCGGCGCGGCGGGCGACGCGATGCGCGGAGTGTCGAACTACACCGGCTCGCTGGGGGCGTGGGCCGGCCTGCTGGTGTTCGTCGCCTGGGTCGTGGCGCTGCTCGCTGGCGCAGGTGCGGTGCTCAAGCGCAGGGACGCCTGA
- a CDS encoding ABC transporter permease — protein sequence MAPTEAPRAPRWTRLPIVSHYRQSVGLQRGMLVGGLVLTGIFLLTALFAPLLSPYGFSQLRGDNGAFGATQRPSSEHWLGTTQGGLDVLSRLIWGTRTALYVIVIAVLASIIVGVFLGLVSGYFGGWLDRVLIVIADAVYSFPSLLLAIVLAIVISGGQSDMWGGIFAAALSITVVFIPQYLRVTRAEVVRIKSEAFVESARVIGASNFRIMTRHVLRNATRTLPLILTLNASEAILTLAGLGFLGFGIEPTAAAEWGYDLNKSIADVSSGVWWTAVFPGAAIVLVVLGLTLVGESLNDLADPRLRKRAAGAEPVEDLGVQLPPAADVAGKAGAKDSTAPTDSTAPPATKSGEGES from the coding sequence ATGGCGCCGACGGAGGCCCCCCGCGCCCCGCGCTGGACGCGTCTGCCGATCGTCTCCCACTATCGCCAGAGCGTCGGCCTGCAACGCGGCATGCTCGTGGGCGGGCTGGTACTCACCGGCATCTTCCTGCTCACCGCGCTCTTTGCGCCGCTGCTATCCCCTTACGGTTTCTCACAACTGCGCGGAGACAACGGGGCCTTCGGCGCCACACAGCGTCCGTCGAGCGAGCACTGGCTCGGCACCACCCAGGGTGGCCTCGACGTGTTGTCCCGCCTGATTTGGGGTACGCGCACGGCTCTCTATGTCATCGTGATTGCCGTCCTCGCATCGATCATCGTGGGTGTCTTCCTCGGCTTGGTCTCGGGCTACTTTGGCGGCTGGCTCGACAGGGTCCTCATCGTGATCGCCGACGCGGTCTACTCCTTCCCGTCGCTGCTTCTCGCGATCGTGCTTGCCATCGTCATTAGCGGCGGGCAGTCGGACATGTGGGGTGGAATCTTCGCGGCGGCGCTGTCGATCACCGTGGTGTTCATCCCGCAGTACCTGCGTGTGACGCGCGCCGAGGTGGTGCGTATCAAGTCCGAGGCGTTCGTGGAGTCCGCTCGCGTGATCGGCGCATCGAACTTTCGGATCATGACGCGTCACGTCCTGCGCAACGCCACCAGGACCCTTCCCCTCATCCTCACGCTCAACGCGTCGGAGGCCATTCTCACGCTTGCAGGCCTGGGCTTCCTTGGTTTCGGAATCGAGCCGACGGCAGCAGCCGAATGGGGCTACGACCTCAACAAGTCGATCGCCGATGTCTCGAGCGGTGTCTGGTGGACCGCGGTGTTTCCCGGCGCCGCGATCGTGCTGGTGGTCCTTGGCCTGACGCTTGTCGGTGAGAGCCTCAACGACCTCGCCGATCCGCGGCTTCGAAAGCGCGCGGCGGGCGCGGAGCCCGTCGAGGACCTTGGGGTCCAGCTGCCGCCCGCGGCCGACGTGGCCGGCAAGGCGGGCGCAAAAGACAGCACCGCCCCAACCGACAGCACCGCACCGCCGGCGACGAAGTCGGGAGAGGGAGAGTCATGA
- a CDS encoding ATP-binding cassette domain-containing protein, which produces MIEVEYLSKHYGSIAALDGMNFTVRPGIVTGFLGPNGAGKSTSMRVILGLDKADSGRATVNGKDYRDLAAPLHEIGALLEAKSVEGSRTARNQLRGIAATHGIGDARVDEVLHMVGLTDVAHHRLRTFSLGMSQRLGIAIALLGDPAVVMLDEPANGLDPDGIKWIRELLRGLADEGRTVFVSSHLMSEMALTADHLIVVGAGRVLADVSMSEFVSGASAGSVLVRSPQAQKLRGIIGADGVTVTSTSATELEVSGRSAASIGEIAASAGLVLHELATRSPSLEQAFMELTNSTVAYHGDSGTAHHAASTAAASTSKDPS; this is translated from the coding sequence ATGATCGAAGTCGAATACCTGTCCAAACATTACGGTTCCATCGCCGCGCTCGACGGAATGAACTTCACCGTTCGCCCCGGAATCGTCACCGGGTTCCTTGGCCCCAACGGCGCGGGGAAGTCCACGTCGATGCGCGTCATCCTGGGCCTCGACAAGGCCGACTCCGGTCGCGCCACCGTCAACGGCAAGGATTACCGCGACCTGGCCGCCCCCCTTCACGAGATCGGCGCGCTGCTTGAGGCCAAGTCGGTCGAGGGCAGCCGCACGGCACGCAATCAACTGCGCGGAATCGCCGCGACCCATGGCATCGGCGACGCCCGCGTCGATGAGGTGCTGCACATGGTGGGACTCACCGACGTGGCGCATCACCGACTGCGCACCTTCTCCCTGGGCATGAGCCAGCGCCTCGGCATCGCAATCGCGCTGCTGGGCGATCCTGCGGTCGTGATGCTCGACGAGCCCGCCAACGGCCTCGACCCCGACGGCATCAAGTGGATCCGCGAGTTGCTGCGGGGCTTGGCCGACGAGGGCCGCACCGTGTTTGTGTCGTCGCACCTCATGAGCGAGATGGCGCTCACCGCAGACCACCTCATCGTGGTGGGAGCCGGCCGCGTGCTGGCCGACGTCTCGATGTCCGAGTTTGTCTCTGGTGCATCGGCTGGAAGCGTGCTGGTCCGCTCCCCGCAGGCGCAAAAGTTGCGCGGAATCATCGGCGCCGACGGGGTCACCGTGACGTCCACCTCAGCCACCGAGCTCGAGGTCTCTGGACGGTCTGCCGCCAGCATCGGCGAGATCGCCGCGTCGGCCGGCCTCGTGCTCCACGAGCTCGCCACCCGCTCTCCCTCTCTCGAGCAGGCCTTCATGGAACTCACCAACTCGACGGTGGCCTACCACGGCGATTCCGGGACCGCCCACCACGCCGCCTCCACCGCAGCAGCCTCGACCTCAAAGGACCCCTCATGA
- a CDS encoding ABC transporter substrate-binding protein: MLPSFSNRRAALVAGIAMATLALAACSGGDKTASASDSAGGGSTQSSIIIGTTDKITTIDPAGSYDNGSFAVMNQVYPFLMNSPYGTSDVKPDIAVSAEFTSGTDYTVKLKPGLKFANGHDLTSSDVKFSFDRQMAIFASGADNGNGPGSLLYNLDSVDAPDATTVVFHLKSANDQVFPQILSSPAGPIVDEQVFAADALTPDADIVAGNAFAGPYVITSYDMNNLISYKANPDYQGVLGAPKTANVDVKYYTDASNLKLDIQQGNIDVAFRSLSATDIADLRGDSKVKVVDGPGGEIRYIVFNFNTMPYGATTADADAAKSLAVRQAVADLVNRQEIATQVYKDTYKPLYSYVPAGLTGATESLKGMYGDGSGGPDAAKAKKTLADAGVTTPVKLDLQYNSDHYGPSSADEYALVKDQLESSGLFSVNLQSTEWVQYAKDRTADVYPAYQLGWFPDYSDADNYLSPFFLKDNFLGNHYSNQAVNDMILKQAVTVDPAARTALIGQIQDAVAADLSTLPLLQGAQVAVTGANVSGVQDTLDASFKFRYGAISKS, encoded by the coding sequence ATGTTGCCCTCGTTTAGCAACCGTCGCGCGGCGCTTGTCGCTGGCATCGCCATGGCGACGCTAGCCCTCGCCGCTTGCTCAGGTGGTGACAAGACCGCCAGCGCATCCGATTCCGCCGGTGGAGGATCGACTCAGTCGTCGATCATCATCGGCACCACGGACAAGATCACCACGATCGACCCGGCCGGCTCGTACGACAACGGCTCGTTTGCCGTCATGAACCAGGTGTACCCGTTCCTGATGAACTCGCCGTATGGCACGTCGGACGTCAAGCCCGACATCGCCGTGTCTGCTGAGTTCACCTCGGGGACCGACTACACGGTCAAGTTGAAGCCGGGCCTGAAGTTCGCCAACGGACACGACCTGACATCCTCCGATGTGAAGTTCTCGTTCGACCGTCAGATGGCGATCTTCGCCTCGGGCGCCGACAACGGCAACGGACCGGGCTCGCTGCTGTACAACCTCGACAGCGTGGACGCTCCCGACGCCACGACGGTGGTCTTCCACCTCAAGTCGGCGAACGACCAGGTCTTCCCGCAGATTCTGTCGAGCCCCGCAGGCCCGATCGTTGACGAACAGGTCTTTGCTGCCGACGCGCTGACGCCCGATGCCGACATCGTGGCGGGCAACGCATTCGCTGGCCCGTACGTCATCACCAGCTATGACATGAACAACCTCATCAGCTACAAGGCCAACCCTGACTACCAGGGCGTGCTTGGGGCTCCCAAGACGGCGAACGTTGACGTCAAGTACTACACCGACGCGTCGAACCTCAAGCTGGACATCCAGCAGGGCAACATCGATGTGGCGTTCCGCTCGTTGTCCGCCACCGACATCGCGGACCTCCGCGGTGACAGCAAAGTGAAGGTCGTTGACGGTCCAGGCGGCGAGATCCGCTACATCGTCTTCAACTTCAACACGATGCCGTATGGCGCCACGACGGCCGACGCTGACGCGGCGAAGTCCCTGGCGGTTCGCCAGGCAGTCGCCGACCTCGTCAACCGTCAGGAGATCGCGACGCAGGTCTACAAGGACACGTACAAGCCGCTGTACTCCTACGTTCCAGCAGGGCTCACCGGCGCGACCGAGTCGCTCAAGGGCATGTACGGCGATGGCTCGGGTGGACCCGACGCCGCTAAGGCCAAGAAGACCTTGGCCGATGCCGGAGTCACCACGCCCGTCAAGTTGGACCTGCAGTACAACTCCGACCACTACGGACCCTCGTCGGCAGACGAGTACGCCCTGGTCAAGGACCAGCTCGAGTCGAGCGGTCTGTTCTCGGTCAACCTGCAGTCCACCGAGTGGGTCCAGTACGCCAAGGACCGCACCGCGGACGTCTACCCGGCCTACCAGCTGGGTTGGTTCCCGGACTACTCGGACGCCGACAACTACCTGTCGCCGTTCTTCCTGAAGGACAACTTCCTGGGTAACCACTACTCCAACCAGGCAGTGAACGACATGATCCTGAAGCAGGCGGTCACAGTCGACCCGGCCGCCCGCACCGCTCTCATTGGGCAGATCCAGGATGCCGTCGCCGCGGACCTGTCCACCTTGCCCCTGTTGCAGGGTGCTCAGGTGGCAGTCACCGGCGCCAATGTCTCTGGTGTACAGGACACCTTGGATGCATCGTTCAAGTTCCGCTACGGTGCCATTTCCAAGAGCTGA
- a CDS encoding FAD-dependent oxidoreductase has product MALHHTQFDTIVIGGGQAGPSLASKLDARGEKVAVFQEGPFGGTCLNDGCRPTKALRASAHAAHAARTAAPYGVHVDGVTVNVAEAVDRKDSIIGAWRDGATDYYENHETISYVTARARLTGKDGDNYLVTFGDKTVTAPRIILNPGARSVPPPIEGLDAVDFLDHHTLLDLKEAPGHLVVIGGSYIGLELGQVWSRFGSKVTILEHGEHIISREDTDVSDAIAAMLRDEGLDVRTGVTIDRVEADGGGAVVVLGDGERLSCDRILVAAGRIPNSDDLGLATVGVATDKRGYITTDEHFLTSAPGIFAVGDVNGRGAFTHTSYQDHEILADHLAGGDRTVAGRIPTYALFTDPPLGRVGMTEAQARAAGVNITVSNYEMASVTRAALDGITPGMIRLVVDADADRLVGAAIFGLHGDEVIQALSLLMHVDAPASALATWLPIHPTVAEFLPTIYGGLEPA; this is encoded by the coding sequence ATGGCCCTACATCACACCCAGTTCGACACCATCGTCATCGGCGGCGGCCAGGCGGGCCCGTCGCTGGCCTCCAAACTCGACGCTCGCGGAGAGAAGGTGGCCGTGTTTCAGGAGGGGCCCTTCGGCGGCACCTGCCTGAACGATGGCTGCCGGCCAACCAAGGCCCTGCGTGCCTCAGCCCACGCGGCCCACGCGGCGCGCACGGCCGCACCGTACGGCGTCCATGTCGACGGCGTGACCGTCAACGTTGCCGAGGCCGTCGACCGAAAGGACTCCATCATCGGCGCCTGGCGCGACGGCGCGACGGACTATTACGAGAACCACGAGACCATCAGTTACGTCACCGCCCGCGCTCGCCTCACCGGCAAGGACGGCGACAACTACCTGGTGACGTTCGGCGACAAGACAGTGACGGCGCCCCGCATCATCCTCAACCCCGGTGCACGCTCCGTTCCTCCCCCCATTGAGGGCCTCGACGCCGTCGATTTCCTGGACCACCACACGCTGCTGGACCTCAAGGAGGCGCCGGGGCACCTCGTCGTCATCGGCGGCTCCTACATCGGACTCGAGCTGGGCCAGGTGTGGTCGCGCTTCGGCTCCAAGGTGACGATCCTCGAGCACGGCGAACACATCATTTCTCGCGAGGACACCGACGTGTCCGATGCCATTGCGGCGATGCTGCGCGACGAGGGCCTCGACGTGCGCACGGGAGTCACCATCGATCGCGTCGAGGCCGACGGCGGCGGCGCCGTGGTGGTCCTGGGCGACGGCGAGCGCCTCTCTTGCGACCGCATCCTGGTGGCCGCAGGCCGCATCCCCAACAGCGACGACCTCGGCCTCGCCACGGTAGGAGTCGCGACCGACAAGCGCGGCTACATCACCACCGACGAGCACTTCCTGACTTCCGCCCCCGGCATCTTCGCTGTGGGAGACGTGAACGGCCGCGGCGCCTTCACGCACACGAGCTATCAGGACCACGAGATCCTGGCGGATCACCTCGCGGGCGGCGACCGCACCGTCGCGGGGCGCATTCCGACCTACGCCCTCTTCACCGACCCGCCGCTCGGCCGCGTCGGCATGACCGAGGCGCAGGCCCGCGCGGCGGGCGTCAACATCACGGTGTCCAACTACGAGATGGCCTCCGTGACCAGGGCGGCACTCGACGGCATCACGCCGGGAATGATTCGCTTGGTCGTTGACGCCGATGCGGACCGCCTGGTGGGCGCCGCGATCTTCGGGCTACACGGAGACGAGGTCATCCAGGCGCTGTCGCTCCTGATGCACGTGGACGCCCCAGCGTCGGCGCTTGCCACCTGGTTGCCGATCCACCCCACGGTCGCCGAGTTCCTGCCGACCATCTACGGGGGCCTCGAGCCCGCCTAG
- a CDS encoding response regulator transcription factor, translating into MTLRILIADDQALIRAGFQAIIDSTPDLEVVGLAENGEEALAMVRKTHVDVVLMDIRMPVMDGLEATSRIMTDPTLGHVKVLVLTTFELDALVLQAMRAGASGFLGKDVDPEDLLHALRVVAAGEALLSPRATRALVENFIAQPSTGDAPSAEVDVLTEREREVVVLVATGLSNDEIARRLVISPLTAKTHVSRAMTKIAARDRAQLVVFAYQSGLMSPAASG; encoded by the coding sequence GTGACGCTGCGCATCCTGATCGCCGACGACCAGGCCCTGATCCGCGCGGGCTTCCAGGCCATCATCGACTCCACGCCGGACCTCGAGGTCGTCGGCCTTGCCGAGAACGGCGAGGAGGCCCTCGCGATGGTGCGGAAGACACACGTCGACGTGGTCCTGATGGACATCCGCATGCCCGTGATGGACGGTCTCGAGGCGACGAGCCGGATCATGACCGACCCGACCCTGGGACACGTCAAGGTGCTCGTCCTCACCACCTTCGAGCTTGACGCGCTCGTGCTGCAGGCCATGCGGGCGGGCGCGAGCGGTTTTCTTGGCAAGGACGTCGACCCCGAGGACCTCCTGCATGCCTTGCGGGTGGTCGCGGCCGGCGAGGCGTTGCTGTCGCCGCGTGCCACGCGGGCCCTCGTGGAGAACTTCATCGCCCAGCCCAGCACGGGGGACGCTCCGTCCGCCGAGGTGGATGTGCTGACGGAGCGCGAGCGCGAAGTAGTGGTGCTGGTCGCCACGGGCCTCAGCAACGATGAGATCGCACGTCGGCTCGTCATCTCGCCCTTGACGGCGAAGACCCATGTGAGCAGGGCCATGACCAAGATCGCGGCGCGCGACCGCGCTCAACTCGTGGTGTTCGCGTACCAGTCGGGGCTCATGAGCCCGGCGGCCTCGGGGTAG
- a CDS encoding ABC transporter permease, whose amino-acid sequence MTTPVDQKVPKVRRAKSGGSLGRYLVIRALLIIPTVFILVTTVFVLMRATGDPITAAQGGKLPADQLAERIHQAGYDRPILVQYVEYLRDLLHGNFGTTLSDHRPVTQVLTHFGGATLELAVYALAVAFIVGIPLGRIAAHRRDKAPDAVLRIGAILAYATPVFFAGLLLKLIFAVWLNVLPVAGRASTRTELTLQKVHHPTGIYIIDAIRTGDPAVVGDVLQHAILPALALGMLTAGVFLRLVRTNVISTFGAGYVEAARSRGVSERRLLRKHAYKPALIPIVTVMGLQVALLLSGAVLTETTFEWKGLGFQLAQYLQARDFVAVQGIVALLAVIVAVTNFIVDVIAAIIDPRVRY is encoded by the coding sequence ATGACCACGCCCGTTGATCAGAAGGTACCCAAGGTGCGCCGCGCGAAGTCGGGCGGCTCGCTTGGGCGGTACCTGGTGATCCGGGCGCTTCTTATCATCCCCACCGTGTTCATCCTGGTGACCACTGTCTTCGTGCTGATGCGCGCTACCGGTGACCCGATCACCGCGGCGCAAGGCGGCAAGTTGCCCGCCGATCAGCTGGCGGAACGCATCCATCAGGCCGGATACGACCGCCCCATCCTCGTTCAGTACGTCGAATACTTGCGGGACTTGCTCCACGGCAACTTCGGAACCACGCTGTCCGACCATCGGCCCGTGACCCAAGTGCTTACCCACTTCGGAGGCGCGACGCTCGAACTGGCCGTCTACGCGCTCGCGGTCGCGTTCATCGTGGGCATCCCGCTAGGTCGGATCGCGGCGCATCGCAGGGACAAGGCTCCCGATGCCGTGTTGCGCATCGGCGCGATCCTGGCATACGCCACTCCCGTGTTCTTCGCCGGGCTGCTCTTAAAGCTCATCTTCGCTGTGTGGCTCAACGTGCTTCCGGTGGCTGGCCGCGCCTCGACGCGCACCGAACTCACCTTGCAAAAGGTCCACCATCCCACCGGCATCTACATCATCGACGCCATCCGCACGGGCGACCCCGCCGTCGTGGGGGACGTGCTTCAGCACGCGATCCTGCCAGCCCTCGCGCTGGGGATGCTGACGGCCGGAGTCTTCCTGCGTCTGGTGCGCACCAATGTGATTTCGACCTTCGGGGCGGGCTATGTGGAGGCGGCCAGGTCTCGCGGAGTGTCCGAGAGGCGCCTGTTGCGCAAGCACGCGTACAAGCCTGCGCTCATCCCCATCGTCACGGTGATGGGGCTGCAGGTTGCCTTGCTACTCAGCGGCGCGGTGCTGACCGAGACCACGTTCGAGTGGAAGGGCCTGGGCTTCCAACTCGCCCAGTACCTGCAAGCCAGGGACTTCGTGGCCGTCCAGGGCATCGTCGCCTTGCTGGCCGTGATCGTGGCGGTCACCAACTTCATCGTCGACGTCATTGCCGCGATCATCGATCCCCGGGTGAGGTATTGA
- a CDS encoding sensor histidine kinase produces MKRADQAQEKWFRRPLALIALIVLASAMGVAAILERGEPSPWPLPTLIGLFYATQYLPRPMAIGGSLFASASFFAASVGVVSEGALSPRALLLFQVPLIVGAIGIAIGTQRDYRLAAEERALRAEESRDSDSRRRVADERLRIARDLHDVIAHHMAVIKVQSSAAQHLLRDDPDAAAKALANVVDSSRDALEELHVMVGVLRSEPDDDDESTRPAPGLGQLDALIAQSSAAGLAVRRRDSGAARPLSPTLDLVAYRIVQEALTNAGKHGDATADVSLSFDPRRLTIVVSNPIPRQVLDSETADGEGFGLVGMRERAAAVGGTLSAGRSGGFFVVTATLPAANGGEQS; encoded by the coding sequence GTGAAGCGCGCCGACCAGGCCCAGGAGAAGTGGTTCCGTCGACCCCTCGCGCTGATCGCACTGATCGTCCTGGCCAGCGCGATGGGTGTCGCCGCCATCCTCGAGCGGGGCGAGCCCTCCCCCTGGCCGCTCCCCACCCTCATAGGTCTCTTCTACGCGACGCAATACCTGCCGCGCCCGATGGCGATAGGGGGATCGCTCTTCGCGAGCGCCTCCTTCTTCGCGGCCTCGGTTGGCGTCGTTTCGGAGGGTGCGCTCTCCCCCAGGGCCCTGCTGTTGTTCCAGGTGCCGCTCATCGTGGGCGCTATCGGCATCGCGATCGGCACCCAGCGCGACTACCGCCTCGCCGCCGAGGAGCGGGCATTGCGCGCGGAGGAGTCGCGCGACAGCGATTCCAGGCGCCGCGTGGCGGACGAACGACTGCGCATCGCGCGCGATCTCCACGACGTGATCGCCCACCACATGGCGGTCATCAAGGTCCAGTCGAGCGCCGCTCAGCACCTGCTGCGCGACGACCCAGACGCGGCCGCTAAGGCGCTCGCGAATGTGGTCGACTCGAGCCGCGATGCGCTCGAGGAGCTGCACGTGATGGTCGGGGTCTTGCGCTCGGAGCCCGACGACGACGACGAGTCCACGCGGCCCGCACCCGGACTGGGCCAGCTCGACGCCCTCATCGCGCAGTCCTCCGCCGCGGGGCTCGCCGTGAGGCGACGCGACTCCGGTGCGGCGCGGCCGCTGTCGCCCACGCTCGACCTGGTTGCCTACCGCATCGTCCAGGAGGCGCTGACGAACGCGGGTAAGCACGGCGATGCCACCGCCGACGTGTCCCTGAGTTTCGACCCACGGCGACTCACCATCGTCGTCTCAAATCCAATCCCCCGACAGGTGCTCGACTCCGAGACGGCAGACGGCGAGGGCTTCGGTCTCGTGGGAATGCGCGAGCGGGCCGCCGCGGTCGGTGGAACCCTGTCCGCGGGCCGCTCCGGGGGATTCTTTGTGGTCACCGCGACGCTGCCTGCCGCGAACGGGGGCGAGCAGTCGTGA